A stretch of the Pirellulales bacterium genome encodes the following:
- a CDS encoding pentapeptide repeat-containing protein codes for MCLLFLVLGSRTGSVLADIYYDSDSGPLQGQVIPGTQGITPGPGIDLSGWNTPGHQLEYADLRFNLAGATFANSDLRYAMFQNTTLTNANFTNADLTSASVGGANFSGAIVTGAKFFNFTNLTANQLYSTASYASGNLAGIAFEANDLSGWNFASQNLTKADFFGSNLTDTNFTGAVVNGAALDSTNFTAGQLYSTASFASGDLTGVGFGSNLSGWNFANQNLTSASFFSFSASNSFGSNLTGATFTGAIVKGAVFDLTNLTANQLYSTASFANGDLTGISLGGDDVTGWNFANQNLTQAKFNSAILTNVNLSNLNLSDASFYSSLMTNANLVNANLTNAFLDQAVLTNADLANATLTNAFLGNADFTGTDLRSATGWSPAATTVTHNTIRPDGSIQGLALMAGEKLIVRNNPIPIAVATSATLDNAATLEFLLDANWTSPIGFSAGLNPSLAGTLDLEIASGVDPSTLVGDSFQLFNWGGPLPARDQFSMITTEPGLNWDLSSLYSAGTVTLMAVPEPSALLLASFGLAATAAFASRRALRQRLRLALAHGLN; via the coding sequence GTGTGCTTACTGTTCCTGGTCCTCGGTTCGCGCACGGGATCCGTCTTAGCCGACATTTACTACGACAGCGATTCCGGACCTCTTCAAGGCCAGGTAATTCCAGGCACTCAGGGAATTACACCAGGGCCCGGCATCGATTTGAGCGGCTGGAACACACCGGGCCATCAACTCGAATACGCGGACCTTCGCTTTAACCTGGCAGGCGCCACTTTTGCTAACTCCGATCTAAGGTATGCCATGTTCCAGAATACGACGCTGACCAATGCCAACTTCACCAACGCCGACCTCACAAGCGCTTCCGTTGGGGGGGCGAACTTCAGCGGAGCAATCGTAACCGGGGCGAAGTTTTTTAACTTCACGAACCTCACCGCGAACCAACTCTACAGCACCGCCAGCTACGCCAGTGGCAACTTGGCGGGCATTGCTTTTGAAGCTAATGATTTGTCCGGTTGGAATTTTGCTAGCCAAAACCTTACGAAGGCCGACTTTTTTGGGTCGAACCTGACGGACACTAACTTCACAGGCGCGGTTGTCAACGGAGCTGCCTTGGATTCCACGAACTTTACCGCCGGCCAGCTCTACAGCACAGCCAGTTTCGCCAGCGGCGACCTGACTGGTGTCGGGTTTGGTAGTAACCTTTCCGGCTGGAATTTTGCCAATCAGAACCTCACTAGCGCCTCGTTTTTTTCGTTTTCGGCGTCCAATTCCTTTGGCTCGAATCTGACTGGCGCCACCTTTACTGGCGCAATCGTTAAAGGGGCGGTATTTGACCTCACGAACCTCACCGCGAACCAACTCTACAGCACTGCTAGCTTCGCCAATGGCGATCTGACTGGCATCTCTCTTGGCGGCGATGACGTTACCGGTTGGAACTTCGCCAATCAGAACCTCACGCAGGCCAAGTTCAATAGCGCAATCTTGACTAACGTCAACCTCTCGAACCTCAACCTCAGCGATGCAAGCTTTTATTCCTCGCTTATGACCAACGCAAACCTCGTCAACGCAAACCTTACTAATGCCTTCTTGGATCAAGCGGTCCTGACGAACGCCGACCTCGCCAATGCTACTCTCACTAACGCCTTCCTGGGAAATGCCGATTTCACCGGCACCGACCTCCGCAGCGCGACGGGTTGGTCGCCGGCCGCGACGACCGTCACGCATAACACGATCCGGCCCGATGGGTCGATCCAAGGGTTGGCGTTGATGGCAGGTGAGAAGCTTATCGTCCGAAACAATCCGATCCCGATTGCAGTCGCAACGAGCGCCACGCTTGACAATGCAGCGACGCTCGAGTTTTTGCTAGATGCCAATTGGACGTCTCCCATCGGGTTTAGCGCCGGGCTGAATCCGTCGCTTGCCGGCACGCTGGATTTGGAGATTGCCAGTGGTGTTGATCCCTCCACACTCGTCGGCGATTCATTTCAACTGTTCAATTGGGGTGGACCGCTGCCGGCGAGGGACCAGTTTTCGATGATTACGACGGAGCCTGGGCTAAATTGGGACTTGTCGAGTCTGTATAGTGCCGGCACGGTCACGTTGATGGCTGTTCCCGAACCGTCGGCACTCCTTCTCGCATCGTTCGGCTTGGCCGCCACGGCTGCTTTCGCATCTCGGCGTGCGCTCAGACAGCGCTTGCGACTAGCGTTGGCGCACGGTTTGAATTAG
- a CDS encoding STAS domain-containing protein, whose amino-acid sequence MELQIGDGAEPVSRVALVGMLDMVAVGQVETKFLAATVARGKNTIVDLSQMAFIASLGMGMLVSAHKGLNRRGAKIVLLNPQPDVELALITARLQEILPIAHSEQEAEQLLAAA is encoded by the coding sequence ATGGAATTGCAAATTGGGGATGGCGCCGAGCCGGTTTCGCGCGTGGCGCTTGTTGGGATGCTCGACATGGTGGCGGTCGGCCAGGTCGAGACCAAGTTCCTGGCGGCCACGGTGGCCCGCGGCAAGAATACGATCGTCGATCTCTCCCAGATGGCGTTCATCGCGTCGCTGGGGATGGGGATGCTGGTGAGCGCGCACAAGGGGCTCAACCGCCGCGGGGCGAAGATCGTGCTCCTCAACCCGCAGCCGGACGTGGAACTCGCGCTCATCACCGCACGGCTGCAAGAGATCTTGCCGATCGCCCATAGCGAGCAGGAGGCCGAGCAATTGCTTGCCGCGGCATGA